In Onychostoma macrolepis isolate SWU-2019 chromosome 17, ASM1243209v1, whole genome shotgun sequence, the DNA window AAGCAATCCTATGTATCATCTATGATTTACAATTTTTGGTGAATGTTTAGACATCTGCTTTGGCCCTAATACTTTATCACTGGTTCTTGTAACATAATATGTACTTCACATGGGTTTCTAATTATACTCACCAATGTTCATCCACAGGTTCTCATCTGCCAACTCAAAAAAACTGTTTCACAATAATATGAATGAAATTGGAAATAATTGGCTGTAGGCTTTAGCTTGAGTAATTAATActatatcaaaaataaaaagcagataAATGACTACGTATCTATCATTTCCAACAGTTGAATTAAAGTTTATCCAAATGTATGCACCatatatgtgactctggaccacaaaaccagtcttaagtcgctggggtatatttgtagcaatagccaaaaatacattgtatgggtcaaaatgataaatttttcttttatgccaaaaatcattaggatattaagtaaagatcatgttccatgaagatattttgtacattttttaccgtaaacacatcaaaacttcatttttgattagtaatatgcattgctaagaacttcatttggacaactttaaaggcgattttcataatatttagatttttttgcaccctcagatctgtatctcggccaaatattctctgatcctaacaaaccatacatcaatggaaagcttatttattcagctgatgtataaatctcagtttaaaaaaatttacacttaagactggttttgtggccaCATATAACCATTGTTTGTATAACCTCACGTCTTTTATAATGACATGTATCATAAAATTCATAATACTACATGAATGCATGGTGTCAAAGTTCAAACAAGCACGATACACATGGATGTAGTTGTATAAAGTTTATTTGTGAATGTGACAAACTGACATTGAGATTAGTCTGTCTAATCAACCGACTGCATGTCTTTGTCTCTGACATCTTGTTGTTCTTCAGACAGTGTGTCTGTGATGGTCTCCTCTGTGAAGCTGAACTCTGTGTCAACCTGTTGGTCACCCTGAGTGTCGTCTGCACTCTCAACGCAGCTGTTCGTGTCCTCGTAGGCCTCTGGTGGCAGGTGGCGGTGGATGGTGAACGCTGTCGAGAGTTCCTGTAGCCGAGCTTTCTCTGCCTTCAGGTTGGCGAGCTCTTTGGTCAGCAACGTCGCATCTGCAGGAGACTTACATGTTGGTTCAATGGGAGTGTCTGCATCTTGAGTGACCACTTCTGTTGAGACTGTCACTTCCTCTTTAGTTACTGCCACTTCCTCGGTAGTTTCCTCAGTAGTGATTGGCTCGGTAGCAGCTGAGTCTTCGGCTCCAGGCTGTTGAGACCCGTGGAGCTTCTGATACAGGGTTTTTCTCTCGTCCTGAAGCGCTCTACACAGATTCTCCAGTTTCTGGGTCTTCAGGGTGATGAGTTCAAACTCCTTCTCCTTCAGCGCTTTCTGCGTGAGAAAATCTTGATCATATTAATCTGTATCTACTATAAAGTCTCAGCAGTACTATTTGGGTGAAGATTCATTCTCTTAATTCTCATTGTACAGCTAGTTCTTACAAATGAAGAACCTTTAGCATCCATGCAAAAAAGTttctttacagtggaaaaaggttttttttagattattaaatGGTTAAAAggggttcttttaagaactatTTACTAAATGGTTCTTTGGAAAACCTGATATGGTTAACTGCATTCTACAATATTGATGTATGATATATAACCTGAGCAACTTACATCTCCAACCATATCAATGAGAGCTTTATTGCAGCCATCAAAACGGGATTTCCAGGCCACTGCCTCCTTCTCTAACTTCTTCATCTTCTTTGCCATCTGTAAGACAAATCAACATCTTACCATGTACATCAGATAGACAGCGAGCTGCTTATTGACTTcttatcaagtcaagtcacctttatttatgtagcacttttaacagtacagattgtgtcaaagcagctttacagtattaaataggaaaaatagtGTGTAATAATACAAAAGGACAACAGTAAACactcagttaaagtcagttcatcatCTTATGTACAGTAGTAtcatattttcacatttcacatcacatttttattcatattttgaattggcttttattttaaattttcagttttctttttaattttaggttaaagttttagtaagtttgttgtgtgcttttgtcatattattattattattattattattttaaatattactttttaatttaatttttaattcagttatagtttagttttagtctttgttcatttccagttagtaattttagtgcttcagcTAAAAAGATTTTGTGTTTAGTTTTAAGATTTCAGAtttcatttcagatttatttcagtttatttcttttaattaacagaattcagaattttatttttaattaacagaaagggtttgattttattttatttttaaatgttactatttaggtttaatttatttttatttcagttttagatttattcatttccagttagtaattttagtgcttcagcttaaacttattttagtttgttgccaatgcaacatttctcattttccttcAGTTTACGATTTTcaacaaatttattttcagatttatttcaattaacaaaaatgtttttaatagtgtaAGTCTTGGTCAccaataataaccctgattaAACATGAGAAGACATGAGATGAGCTATAAAAATTAACTCTAATGTTGTGTTCAGGGTCTGAGAGATACACTAAACATTGATGCATTTTATGTGAGACTCTAAACAAGTTTCGACAAGTTTTAAAATTTTTCCTTATTGGACCTCACCACATTTCTGAAAAGTATGTGCTGAACCTTcaataatacatacataattTGTTGGGGGGGTATGTATGAGGAAGGTATCGAAAGAtttgaagaaaatattttataatttcagaGATACACACCTTGTCCATGTCCTGTTTGAAGCTGGCATACACATTGTGGCTCTTAGACACCGTTCCTTGGAATTCATCAAACTTCTCAGAATATACAGCAAGCtgacagaaaaagaaattagttaatttcAGAACAAATATGATTTGAGAGAACAATAGTAATGtgtattatttgaagtaaattTACCTGAGCCTTAATGTCAGTCTCTTGTTCTTTCAGAAGTTTAACCTGTATTTTGGCCTCTGCAGTCTGCTTCAGTAACTGGagaaaaaaagtaagtaaacaATCCCAGAAAACAACAGTAAACTTATTTCAGGAGTTACCTGCATTGCACAATGGCTGTAATGCATTGTTTATACTTCATTGGACTCTAGCTAGCAGAAATATAATTTGcgcaataaaaatatattttattatatgaaatCTTGAGATGTTTTACTCACATGTTCCTTCTCCAGCTTGTG includes these proteins:
- the txlnbb gene encoding taxilin beta b yields the protein MESCAQSTNGDTKAEVTHDLTEDLSQQLEDIISTYQVTEQPGEAEDVEEEAVADKTKDQKMEKKMLKGLGKEAMQLMQSLNKLGSPEQKLEALIKKHAELLEEHRSDQKQLKVLQKKLLQVLKEKDQLQSEHSRAVLARSKLEGLCRELQRHNKTLKEETLQRCREDDLKRKEITTHFQSTLTDIQAQIEEHSSRNNKLCQENSDLAEKLKDLISKYDQREANLEKVFKHRDLQQKLLETKLTQANLMLKEAGEKHKLEKEHLLKQTAEAKIQVKLLKEQETDIKAQLAVYSEKFDEFQGTVSKSHNVYASFKQDMDKMAKKMKKLEKEAVAWKSRFDGCNKALIDMVGDKALKEKEFELITLKTQKLENLCRALQDERKTLYQKLHGSQQPGAEDSAATEPITTEETTEEVAVTKEEVTVSTEVVTQDADTPIEPTCKSPADATLLTKELANLKAEKARLQELSTAFTIHRHLPPEAYEDTNSCVESADDTQGDQQVDTEFSFTEETITDTLSEEQQDVRDKDMQSVD